The following DNA comes from Eriocheir sinensis breed Jianghai 21 chromosome 5, ASM2467909v1, whole genome shotgun sequence.
TTTTGACTTCATTTATTTGTATCAATCAAGGAATCAACGGGGGCATACGCTAGGGAGCACATTGCTTCACCCACCCTACTACACTATCTGTGGGGTCCCTCaaagcaagtctccatgcagctGCTTTTCCCATACCATGTTCCATCGACTTGTTCAAGCCATGCATGAGCTCTGAGGGCACCAACTTGCCCCTTTCCATTTAGGCCTGTCTCTTACAGATACAACCCAGTGAACAGGGTCAACTTTTAGGTAGCATGCCACATGCTCTTCAAGCAAGAGTTGGCCTTCACAGACTCTGTAGGTAATAAGCCTTGACTGAGTCAAATGGAGTAGCCGCCAATTTGACACAAAGTAATCACAGCAATACCCCATCATTCAGCAAAAACACTTatcaccaaaggcatcaatctgcccCTTCAAAGCATTATATAGTGCCCATGTCTCACACTTATAAAGTAAGACAAAGAACACATGGAATGTGCACTGAATAAGAGATGAAGCCCAAAATGTgtctcagcctcactcacatTATAGGCTTATCAAATGGAGTAACCTCAACAACAAATGAAGCAGTTTGCTGGATATGCCTATTATTACCCCCTAAGACTGGTGCCATTGCTCATGCTGGACTGTAATAGTAGAAGGTATACTCCCATTATAGATATTGTTATTTCCAGATCTCTTCATCTCATAAAGTACCACTGTATCCATGTGTAGCCTTCAAAACATGCTTGGTAAGTGAAGAAGTCCATAACCCTCTGAAGGTTTACCCCAGGCCTGGTTCCACAGGTGGGTGCCACTTCTGCACAACCCCAGCTCCCCAAAAAACAAAGAAGTGCCTTTTACCATATCACTTGGTAACAACTATCCATCACTTAAAATGGATAGATAAAGCGGACACTTTAAAACATGCAAATCATAATATGGAAACTCAAtgagtatatgtttttttttttttcaattggtATTCTTAAAACAAGTACAGTACTATATTATTACTGTGCTAAGACCTTGAACAGTCTTGGAGAGGAAGATTAAACTTCGGATCAGTATAGGCCTCGTCCACATCCGCACGGCCCTCACCCCAATACCCTTCAGTGTCCTTGTTGTACACCTTGGATATGGGCAACAGTATTAGTGCCATGTGTAACTAATATTTTTTATGGCAGACAGGTGACAGGCCAGGAGCAAAATAAAATTACAATAAAGTGCCTGGAACATActcctctataaaaaaaaaaggagacagatgAAGAAGCTAAAAGTCATAGATAAGTGTCATGATGCTCTCCTCTCTTGAAGCATAAGttgcaggaaggaggaaatatgtataCAGGAAAAAGAGAGCTGTTCCAAAATTCAActgagaaagggatgaaaatacAAAGATAATGATGAGATCTTGAACCATACATAAATTTATCCTCTCAACTCAGAACAAGAGTTGTGGATTGCAAGTTTTCATTACTTAGATTGCAAAACCCATCCTGCCCACTCACGATATGACACTGCCTTAATAAATGTAGAGTCCCTGAACAAACATgtactcattctttccttttgcattttcttgtTTCTCACTTATTAGGATGAGTACTGATTAGAGAACACATGACAATACTTGCTTACTCTGTTGTCATGAAATGCTCATAAACTATGTGAGttacccatagctgggcacgataacagaaaaccttattcccgataaccgataactgataatggaaaaccttatcgatgataaccgatattcgttaactggaaacacaaatataggcgataaccgatacccgatattaatccacaattccgatactagctagcgataagtccgataggcaaaaacaatactatattgatattttaaataaaaaaacatagatgaattcaaattttcattatctgtattttagaaaacttacaaaactggaaaccacacgttgacacgtacctatggacggtaatgctagaaatgcctgaaccggtgttgtgttatttggcgtccccaccgtcaaagctggcgcttttgtttacaaacactggtctctcgcgaactgcacatgctcagaccagcaagcgtagacctgtacagtctcacaaagctttttaaccgtaattaaaagttgctggaaggctgaatcagacatacagtaccactaccaccatccctaatgtttctagaacaacactctgtacgagttgtatttatgcgtacagagtgtcgttctacaAACAGCGaagatggtggtactgtatgtctgattcaaccttccagcaactactcctaatgtgttaaaaagctttgtgagactgtacaggtctacgcttactggtctgaacatgcgtagttcacagagaccagtgtttgtaaacaaaagcgccagcttttgacgatgggacaccaaataacacaacaccggatgccttcaataccatggcatgctcacaaacgaatatggaatatcaaatttgaggcagtgattaatcatttttggggcaaagttaaataatttttctctatgatatattgatttttgagtataacaaaaaataacctagtgttttaatgttgatgatctaagtatgaaatctcttcaccgaagatatttcataccccaaagttttttcatacaacaccgggccacgcatgcgcagtagggagacaacagtttttttttctgagaggcggaaaaaagtagcgattatcgcaagtttggttacaaaagtaacgaagataccgatatatatttaaataagtagcggatggccgataacccgattttgttatcagcgataaagtatcgcaataacttatcgcgataacgcccagcaaTGGAGTTACCAATTATGTTTTGATCTAGTTGGGCAAAAACAGTGCTACATGTACTTTTAAGAAAACACTGAGGTATCCATTTCAATAAAAAGGTATACATTAAGTTTGACAGTGTAAATTCACAGGCAGTTACTGTACATCTATGCAGTAACAGGTCAAGCTGTCTGGCAATCAAGTGAATCTGTGCTAAGTAAAAGAATATTGAACATTATTATTTCCAACAGAATACAGTTCAATTACACTGAAGACATacaggaaagagaaaactgaagggAATATATCACACATCACAAATACTGTATGAATTATGAAAGTAAAAGTGGGGCAAATGTACAAAGCCATTTCAAAGCAGCTCACCAACCTGATTTCCATCTTATCATCATAAATCATGTTGTACTTCTCAGACTGATAATTTTCCAGGTAGACTTCCATACTGCCTTTGTGAATATAACCGTCCAGTTTGTTCTTATACATCTAAAGCAATGAAAATTTTAGATATTaaaacttttcttcattttaaaGTACAGTGCAACAAAACTTTGAGTACATCTTTGTATCAAGTATTTTAGGTTAAATTCTCTTTTGAAAAGGCAACACTCAATAATTTTTAGCCCAGTATCATAGCATGCCACGAAGGGTGTGACTCATAATGTGCACCACTGAATGCAAGGGATGGAACTGAAGCCCTCAGAATGAAAAGCCTGGAAATATTTGATTTTTCCTTGAAGTGGCTCTAGCACCCTAAGTTTTCCAGTGAAAATAATTATCTTCACATGAAAAACATCATATTTTGCCCAGATAAGGGTTGTGTCTCTGGAATAGACCACTCAGGTTACCCAAACAATCTCCAAAAGAAGTCTTATAATTACAGGGAGGATACTTACATCATTCACAATTTCTACCAGCTGGTTGGAGACACTCCCATACATAGGCAGTGGGAACAGGTACCCATACAGAGCCAACACCCCTCCTGCAACATTCTCAACACTTACTGGACCAGGAAAAAATAGCACTCAACGGCTTAACAAATAAATACACCTTACACATAAATGCTGTACATGATAGTTTTCTAACACTACTGAAAATATTCATAGTGATAAAAGAGCTGTCCTCCTGGTAATATagaccaataaaaaaaaagtatccatgCTGTATTTTATGACCCACAATGTAATGATCAGCCTCACCTGGCACCAGCACTCTGTCAGCCTCAGCATAAAACTTGGGCAAGTCAAACCAGTGGCAAGCCTGTCCTGCTGTGATGAGCTGGACAGACTGTGCAGGGAAAGGCAGCGTCTCTGCTCCACTCACCCTGTTGTCAGGCAAATGACAAGCTATGAAAATGATTTCTGACTCCATCAGACAGCCTCTGCCCACTGCCATCTCACAATCCCCATGTGTATATGATATAGCACAGGCTAAATTTTGTTAATACTATGTAGTATAACATTAATCTTTTTACATTGTTACTGGCCACTTATCAGAATTCTGCCATCAACTCACTTAAAGGAAACATTGGCCCTAGTGTTTTTCTTGGTGGCTTCAGTGATCTGTGCTGGAGAGACGTCCAGACCTGTGACATGGGTGAAATGTGGTGCCAGGACCCAGGTGCTCTGGCCTGACCCACACCCCACATCTACAGCAGCAGCCAGTGTACCATTATACTGTAGGGTGATTAAAAAGTAAATGaaggtttatttttttataagtgtAACTGGCAAAACAAAGACATATACATGAATTACATATTAGTAAATATGTCTCAAAGATGAAAAATTTTAAATCTATGTAATCACCTTTCCTTTTAAGTATGACATGACTTCCTCAATCAGTGACTGAGGAGGGTGTGGCCGAAATCTGGCATATGCAGCTGCATGGGCTGCTCCTTCAAAGAATCGATTGGCCATTGTGAGGATCTGGAAGGAAAGGCACCATGTGGGGGTTGCAGTAGCTTGTTAACTTACAGATACTTACAGAAGACCTCCTGGAAGAGGCTTACGCCTGTGACTCCAGATCTACGTTAACAACttgtggcagtgtgtggtggatgaTTTGAGCCTTGTAATTATATTTCAAATCTTGGTTAGCCCAGAATTTATCGAGTCTGGATTCAAACTGAATCACTGTTGCCGTTGCCACCACCCACTCAGGCAGTTGATTCCAATTATTCACTACTCTACTTGGGAAAGCATACTTCCTTACATCCAACCGTGATCTTGACTTAAACAGTTTCAATGAATTTCCCCTACTCCTGCTTTCTTCTCTAAGTTTCAATATTCCTCTGGTACATGCATCATCATATTTCCCAGTGAGTATCTTATAGGCCTCAATTAGATCTCCCCTTGctcttctatatgccagtgtgGGCAGTCTCAGCTTCCTCAGTCTCTCTTCGTAGGAAAGTCCCTTGAGTTCAGGCACCATCCTAGTAGCCCTTCGCTGAACGTAGTAGCCTTTCCACAATTTCAATGTCTTTCACCAAGTAAGGACTCATACTTGGTTGGGCGTGATCAACGCGTCCTACCAGTGCCTTAAACAAGGATTTAAATATTTCAGAATCCAATGAAACAAACGTTCTGCTAATTATTCCCACTAAATTATTggctttctttactttttctactAGATGGTCAGCACAACTTAGTTTATTGTTTATAATGACACCCACATCTTTCTCTGTAGTAATCCTCATTAACTGTTTCTCCATGTGATATCCTTGATCTTCAACAGATGTTCTTCCTATTCTCATGTATTTGCATTTGTCTGGATGAAATCTTAATAACCATTTTTCACTCCATGAATATAAGTCTAACACATCTTGCTGCAACTTCCGACAGTCATCTTCTTCTTTAATGCATCTAAAGATCTTAGTATCATCCGCATACATATATACTTCACTATCATTTGATATTTTATCAGGGAGATCATTTATGAATATTACAAACAGCAATGGCCCGAGAACAGACCCCTGCGGCACTCCACTTAAGAGAAGATCAGTTAGCCAAGGGGTTGGTGGTTACCTCTTCTGAGGCACTGTTGGCAGAACTGTTTAAGCTTTCTGTTAGTCCTACATAAAGATACTACTGGGATTGGTGAATGATTTAGGATGGTCAATACAACCTTCCAGATTGGAGAGAAAAAAGTCTAGCAAAGAACCATTCCTTTCCTTAATGGAAAGATGTCTACTGAGGATTCATGGACTAAGCAAAACATAAGTAAGTATGAGGAGTGAAACAAAGGAAGGTGtcagaaaaagagaggaatggatacAAGACAATAGATGAGAGAAATGAGTGAGTATGAGGAGTGAAACAAAAGGAGGTgtcagaaagagaggaatggatacAAGACAATAGATgagagaaatgaataagaaattaAGAATTAAAGATacacagtcatacctcggtttacaagCTTAATTCGTTCCAGAATTATGCTTGCTAACCAAAAAACTTGTAAACCAAAATGAACACACAATGTAGTGCTGAAAATacaaagatcgcacactagagcacaaacgtaAGCGGACACAAGCGCGCAGGTGCTACCTCTGCGAGTATACAATGTAGAatgagaccccattcccattgttttcagcTCTGGGCACTCTCACATTGCGGCGAACAAAAAGAACCCACTCTCACATCTTCGACTTGTataaacaggatgctcgtacaccaagtcaccgTTCATAAACCAAGGTGTTTTTACCAAATTTTTCTTTCTCATAAATCAAAACACTAGTAgagtaaggcactcgtaaacccagGTATTACtgtataaggaaaagagaaaagtgatgGAAGGAAACGCAACACTATCTTCTTTTACAGGAGCAATAGCCTATCTAGTGAgctgttttgttattttccttgagctgcttctgttagggaaaaaaaaaaaggaaagtatgacAGTAACAACCTTAAAGCCTCAAATCGGTATATATTCATTTCTTCAGCCATCTCACAATGGCGTATGAAAATGTTTATTACTGGTaagttttgatattttttttaaagaaatctactaCTTATTCCCCACAGAAATCACTAATTTCCTGAATTTTCCTCCCAGTCCCTCCTCCCCAAAACTAGTAATTTCCACGAAGCAAATTAAGCAAATAAATAGCAAACATCAAAACTCACAAGGTATAAAAGTTTTGTCCTCACAgtaagtagaaagaaggaaaaataaacacttGTGGCTTTGCATGACCATGTAAAAAGTGGACTCTGCCACCGCCTCGACCACTGACAACGGCACAGCACACAGTGTATCACACATATTTATTGTAAAGTTGTAAACAATCAAACAATACATCTAACCAAACCTATGGTCACCTCCTAACAGGGGGGGGAGGCTTTGCCCACCTTAATTCTAATCTAACCAAACTTAAGATTTCCTGATGGGGAGCAGAGCAGAGCACCCCACTTAGCAATTTCCCTGGGAAATGATAATAAACCAAAGTAAACATCACAAGATATGTCAGGATGTGTCTAATTCAAGTGCAATGGGTGAAAAACTAGATAAATACTACCTAAGAAGTTCCTTTTGATATGAAAGAAATACCCAACTTGATTAAATGACATAGAtttaggaaggaggaaacaacaaGCAGAGAGGCTGCCCCAATTATAGTCTCCTTGGGCTTattcttcagtgttttagggggctgatTAGGCTGCCCTCACCTGCTCAGTCCCCCAACAACAGCACCACAGCACCCACCCACCCCGGCACCCGCCCACCCCGGCACCACACTCCGCGGCCCACCGCCATCAGTAACCCTCGCCTATAATAATTATCGTCCCCTCACCACGGAGGAGTGAGAGGCCGCCCTTCTTCAGCGTCTTCCAGCAGAGAGTTTTGTCCCAGGGCGAGACGGTCCCTCCGGCGGGTAAACAAACACAGCCCCGCCGCCCTCGAAGCCTCTAGACTCCTTGCTGCCGCCCCACCTACACACCACCTTGCACACCTGCCACGCCTGACCCTGCCGCTCGAGTGTCCGTGGTGCAGAGACGCCCCCAGGGGAACACTTCAGCCTCCAGGGAGCGGCGGGGACTGAGGGATCTGCACAGCTGCGTCCCACACCAGTCCTCCTCCCTACTTGTGGCTCCTTCAGGAGAAGCTGACAGCCACGCCTCTGTTATAGTCACCTCGCACGTCAACAGTCGCAACAACAAGTGGGGAGGGTTTCTTTCCCAGCTACAGTCTCCAGGTAAGTCAGGAACAAAGGGAAGAGATCAGCCAGCAAGGATAAGAAAGAGTACCCTCCCCTTACCTTTGTCAGCCAGTACCTCCTTCACAGAGGAGATAAGGTGATACCATAGATACGCTTCCCTCACCCAATGCTGCACACTTCAAGCATCCCAACCAACGATTTTGtcatgtggttcatgtttttctggtgataaatgtaaggaattgcacgattttgtacctcatttccatcacaaatgtctacttttttatgcctcttttcaagttatgcctatcccctgattctcaacgatcttgggggacttATGAGCACTGCAGCCACTCGATGCTATAGCGTAttcacccacctttaccttactgTTAGTTATTTCATCAGAAGTTACCTTTATTTTGTTGAGCGTCAATCACAAAACAAAAATATCCTGACCTTTACTATGCTTATTTACCAACATCTCGTGACATCTGGTGTGAATGATAATCCTCACAAATTCAAACTAAATAAATTATTATAATATAGTGATGAAGTGGGTTT
Coding sequences within:
- the LOC126985071 gene encoding putative methyltransferase DDB_G0268948 isoform X2; its protein translation is MANRFFEGAAHAAAYARFRPHPPQSLIEEVMSYLKGKYNGTLAAAVDVGCGSGQSTWVLAPHFTHVTGLDVSPAQITEATKKNTRANVSFKVSGAETLPFPAQSVQLITAGQACHWFDLPKFYAEADRVLVPVSVENVAGGVLALYGYLFPLPMYGSVSNQLVEIVNDVYNKDTEGYWGEGRADVDEAYTDPKFNLPLQDCSRDDSHYTDRTVSVTDLTGYISSWSGFQNFRAKNGDEAALDLLQNFQNRIMSVLGVDGTPEDIELTLRYKYFLLMGRKP
- the LOC126985071 gene encoding putative methyltransferase DDB_G0268948 isoform X4, translated to MANRFFEGAAHAAAYARFRPHPPQSLIEEVMSYLKGKYNGTLAAAVDVGCGSGQSTWVLAPHFTHVTGLDVSPAQITEATKKNTRANVSFKVSGAETLPFPAQSVQLITAGQACHWFDLPKFYAEADRVLVPGGVLALYGYLFPLPMYGSVSNQLVEIVNDVYNKDTEGYWGEGRADVDEAYTDPKFNLPLQDCSRDDSHYTDRTVSVTDLTGYISSWSGFQNFRAKNGDEAALDLLQNFQNRIMSVLGVDGTPEDIELTLRYKYFLLMGRKP
- the LOC126985071 gene encoding putative methyltransferase DDB_G0268948 isoform X1, whose translation is MANRFFEGAAHAAAYARFRPHPPQSLIEEVMSYLKGKYNGTLAAAVDVGCGSGQSTWVLAPHFTHVTGLDVSPAQITEATKKNTRANVSFKVSGAETLPFPAQSVQLITAGQACHWFDLPKFYAEADRVLVPVSVENVAGGVLALYGYLFPLPMYGSVSNQLVEIVNDMYKNKLDGYIHKGSMEVYLENYQSEKYNMIYDDKMEIRDDSHYTDRTVSVTDLTGYISSWSGFQNFRAKNGDEAALDLLQNFQNRIMSVLGVDGTPEDIELTLRYKYFLLMGRKP
- the LOC126985071 gene encoding putative methyltransferase DDB_G0268948 isoform X3, with the protein product MANRFFEGAAHAAAYARFRPHPPQSLIEEVMSYLKGKYNGTLAAAVDVGCGSGQSTWVLAPHFTHVTGLDVSPAQITEATKKNTRANVSFKVSGAETLPFPAQSVQLITAGQACHWFDLPKFYAEADRVLVPGGVLALYGYLFPLPMYGSVSNQLVEIVNDMYKNKLDGYIHKGSMEVYLENYQSEKYNMIYDDKMEIRDDSHYTDRTVSVTDLTGYISSWSGFQNFRAKNGDEAALDLLQNFQNRIMSVLGVDGTPEDIELTLRYKYFLLMGRKP